The following coding sequences are from one Arthrobacter crystallopoietes window:
- the dapD gene encoding 2,3,4,5-tetrahydropyridine-2,6-dicarboxylate N-succinyltransferase: MPENNTAATVSRTAYGTGLATVASNGIVLDVWYPAPGLGQAPAAAETDNDLKSLAEQGEDAERGTRLELVSRSIELDAAPADTADAYLRLHLLSHRLVTPNSLNMDGIFGLLANVVWTNFGPCSAENFEATRLRLRRRGPVTVYGVDKFPRMVDYVLPSGVRVADADRVRLGAHLAVGTTVMHEGFVNFNAGTLGTSMVEGRISAGVIVADGSDVGGGASIMGTLSGGGKERISIGERVLLGANSGVGISIGDDCVVEAGLYVTAGTRVNLLSADGEARQIKAVELSGVSNLLFRRNSISGVVEVLPRKGQTVELNAALHAN; this comes from the coding sequence ATGCCTGAGAACAACACCGCTGCAACTGTCTCCCGCACCGCCTACGGCACCGGCCTTGCCACCGTCGCCTCCAACGGCATTGTTTTGGATGTCTGGTACCCGGCTCCCGGCCTCGGGCAGGCTCCCGCCGCTGCTGAGACCGATAACGACCTGAAGTCCCTCGCAGAGCAGGGCGAGGACGCCGAGCGTGGTACCCGGCTGGAGCTGGTCAGCCGGAGTATTGAACTTGACGCGGCCCCGGCCGACACGGCCGATGCCTATCTGCGGCTCCACCTGCTCTCGCACCGCCTTGTCACTCCCAACTCGCTGAACATGGACGGCATTTTCGGCCTGCTGGCCAATGTCGTTTGGACCAACTTCGGCCCCTGTTCCGCAGAGAACTTCGAGGCAACGCGTCTGCGGCTGCGCCGCCGCGGCCCGGTCACCGTCTACGGCGTGGACAAGTTCCCGCGCATGGTGGACTACGTCCTGCCCTCCGGCGTGCGCGTTGCCGATGCAGACCGCGTCCGGCTCGGCGCCCACCTCGCTGTCGGCACCACGGTCATGCACGAGGGCTTCGTCAACTTCAACGCCGGCACGCTCGGCACCTCCATGGTCGAGGGCCGGATCTCCGCCGGCGTCATCGTCGCGGACGGCTCCGATGTGGGCGGCGGCGCCTCCATCATGGGCACCCTCTCCGGCGGCGGCAAGGAACGCATCAGCATCGGCGAACGTGTCCTGCTCGGCGCGAACTCCGGCGTCGGCATCAGCATCGGCGATGACTGTGTGGTGGAGGCCGGTCTCTACGTCACCGCCGGCACCCGGGTCAACCTGCTGTCGGCCGACGGCGAAGCCCGTCAGATTAAGGCAGTGGAGCTGTCCGGCGTATCGAACCTGCTTTTCCGCCGCAACTCCATTTCCGGCGTCGTTGAAGTCCTGCCCCGCAAGGGCCAGACCGTTGAGCTCAACGCAGCACTGCACGCCAACTAG
- the galE gene encoding UDP-glucose 4-epimerase GalE: MKILVTGGTGYIGSHTTLALLEAGHDVVVVDNLANSSEESLRRVQDLAGRKVAFHKADLLDEVRLGEVFDAERVDAVIHFAGLKAVGESVDQPLHYYHNNVAGTLNLLRTMEAHNVRTIVFSSSATVYGNSDEVPLTEKMPLDATNPYGRTKEQIEDILSDLGASDERWHVALLRYFNPVGAHESGRIGEDPTGIPNNLLPFVAQVAVGRRDKVRVFGSDYPTPDGTGVRDYIHVMDLASGHLAALDFIAGRPGVRRWNLGTGRGSSVLEVLSAFGKATGFEIPYELTDRRPGDAAISYADASAALAELGWSAHRTLETMCEDHWRWQKNNPNGYAG, from the coding sequence ATGAAGATTCTGGTCACCGGGGGCACCGGCTACATCGGCTCGCATACAACATTGGCCTTGCTTGAGGCGGGACACGACGTGGTAGTCGTGGATAATCTGGCCAACTCCAGCGAGGAATCGCTGCGCCGCGTGCAGGACCTGGCCGGACGGAAGGTCGCATTCCATAAGGCGGATCTTCTCGACGAGGTCCGCCTCGGCGAAGTCTTCGATGCCGAGCGCGTCGATGCCGTGATCCATTTCGCCGGGTTGAAGGCCGTGGGCGAATCCGTGGACCAGCCGCTGCATTACTACCACAACAACGTCGCCGGCACGCTCAACCTGTTGCGCACGATGGAAGCGCACAACGTCCGCACCATCGTTTTCAGCTCATCCGCCACTGTCTACGGGAACTCCGATGAAGTGCCGCTGACGGAGAAGATGCCGCTTGATGCCACCAACCCCTACGGCCGGACCAAGGAACAGATCGAGGACATCCTCTCCGATCTCGGCGCCTCGGATGAGCGCTGGCACGTTGCCCTGCTGCGTTACTTCAACCCCGTGGGCGCGCATGAGTCCGGCCGGATCGGCGAGGATCCCACGGGAATCCCCAACAACCTGCTGCCGTTCGTCGCCCAGGTGGCTGTGGGCCGCCGCGACAAGGTGCGTGTCTTCGGCAGCGACTACCCGACGCCGGACGGCACCGGCGTGCGCGACTACATCCATGTGATGGACCTGGCCTCAGGGCACCTGGCGGCGTTGGACTTCATCGCCGGCAGGCCGGGCGTGCGCCGGTGGAACCTGGGCACCGGCCGCGGCTCCTCGGTCCTGGAAGTCCTCTCGGCGTTCGGCAAGGCCACGGGCTTCGAGATTCCCTACGAGCTCACCGACCGCCGGCCCGGCGATGCCGCCATCAGCTACGCCGACGCCTCCGCTGCCTTGGCGGAACTGGGCTGGTCCGCGCACCGGACGCTGGAGACGATGTGCGAAGACCACTGGCGCTGGCAGAAGAACAACCCCAACGGCTACGCCGGATAA
- a CDS encoding citrate synthase, which translates to MTEQSGATLHYDGGELDLPRLKAAEGNDGYDVSKLLKQTGAVTFDPGFMNTAATTSAITYIDGDAGILRYRGYPIDQLAENSSFLEVSYLLIYGNLPTPSELENFDRRIRRHTLLHEELKGFFGGFPRDAHPMPVLSSAVSALSTFYQDSLDPFDDEQVELSTIRLMAKMPVIAAYAHKKSIGQALLYPDNSMNLVENFMRLSFGLPAEPYEMDPTMVKALDLLLILHADHEQNCSTSTVRLVGSSNANMFASVSAGINALFGPLHGGANEAVLNMLRQIQSSDMQPEDFMEKVKNKEAGVRLMGFGHRVYKNYDPRARIVKATAHEILSKLGGNDELLDIAMRLEEKALADDYFIERKLYPNVDFYTGLIYKAMGFPEKMFTVLFAIGRLPGWIAQWREMMKDPQTKIGRPRQLYTGEGERQYPMR; encoded by the coding sequence ATGACTGAGCAATCCGGTGCTACCCTGCATTACGATGGCGGCGAACTCGACCTCCCGCGGCTCAAAGCGGCCGAAGGCAATGACGGCTACGACGTTTCGAAGCTGCTGAAGCAGACCGGTGCCGTCACGTTTGACCCCGGTTTCATGAACACCGCGGCCACCACGTCGGCCATCACCTACATTGACGGCGATGCCGGCATCCTGCGCTACCGCGGGTACCCCATTGACCAGCTGGCCGAGAACTCGAGCTTCCTCGAGGTTTCCTACCTGCTGATCTACGGCAACCTGCCCACCCCTTCCGAACTGGAAAACTTCGACCGGCGCATCCGCCGCCACACCCTGCTGCACGAAGAGCTCAAGGGCTTCTTCGGCGGCTTCCCGCGTGACGCGCACCCGATGCCGGTGCTCTCCTCGGCCGTTTCCGCACTGTCCACGTTCTACCAGGACTCCCTGGACCCGTTCGACGACGAGCAGGTGGAACTGTCCACCATCCGCCTGATGGCGAAGATGCCCGTGATCGCGGCGTACGCGCACAAGAAGTCCATTGGCCAGGCGCTGCTGTACCCGGACAACTCCATGAACCTCGTGGAGAACTTCATGCGGCTGAGCTTCGGGCTTCCGGCCGAGCCGTATGAAATGGACCCCACCATGGTCAAGGCGCTGGATCTGCTGCTGATCCTGCACGCGGACCACGAGCAGAACTGCTCGACCTCCACCGTGCGTCTGGTGGGCAGCTCGAACGCGAACATGTTCGCCTCCGTCTCCGCCGGCATCAACGCCCTCTTCGGACCGCTCCACGGCGGCGCCAACGAGGCCGTGCTCAACATGCTGCGCCAGATCCAGTCCTCCGACATGCAGCCCGAGGACTTCATGGAGAAGGTCAAGAACAAGGAAGCCGGCGTCCGGCTCATGGGCTTCGGCCACCGGGTCTACAAGAACTACGACCCGCGCGCCAGGATCGTGAAGGCAACCGCGCACGAGATCCTCAGCAAGCTCGGCGGCAACGACGAACTGCTGGACATCGCCATGCGGCTGGAAGAAAAGGCGCTGGCCGATGACTACTTCATCGAGCGCAAGCTGTACCCGAACGTGGACTTCTACACCGGCCTGATCTACAAGGCCATGGGCTTCCCGGAGAAGATGTTCACGGTCCTGTTCGCCATCGGCCGCCTGCCGGGCTGGATTGCCCAGTGGCGCGAAATGATGAAGGACCCGCAGACCAAGATCGGCCGTCCGCGCCAGCTCTACACGGGCGAGGGCGAGCGCCAGTACCCCATGCGCTAA
- the dapC gene encoding succinyldiaminopimelate transaminase has protein sequence MEGFGLRLPEYPWNTMQPYLEKASLHPDGAVNLSIGTPVDPTPALVQDALKAASDAPGYPTTHGTPALRKAIADWFASRRNVAGLDPAAIMPTVGSKELVAWLPLLLGLGKNDVVVRPMVAYPTYDIGALLAGATPVAADNLDDLEPDVRRRVKLVWVNSPGNPTGIVRSRESLREIVDKARAIGAVVASDECYAELGWGQWDPERGGETVPSVLDPLVAQGSHEGLLSIYSLSKQSNLAGYRAAFVAGDPVLMPNLINSRKHAGMIVPYPIQEAMRTALADNGHVQAQKDLYRGRRERLLPALRKFGIDIQHSEAGLYLWGTAGEDTWTTVDRLAQLGVVVGPGVFYGEQGKGFIRVALTGSDERIDAAVERLS, from the coding sequence ATGGAAGGTTTTGGTCTCCGCCTGCCCGAGTACCCGTGGAACACGATGCAGCCTTATCTCGAAAAGGCCTCGCTTCATCCGGACGGGGCAGTCAATCTCTCCATCGGTACGCCGGTAGATCCCACGCCGGCTTTGGTGCAGGATGCCCTGAAGGCAGCTTCGGACGCCCCGGGCTATCCCACCACGCACGGTACGCCGGCGCTGCGGAAAGCGATCGCGGACTGGTTTGCCAGCCGCCGAAACGTTGCCGGGCTGGATCCAGCGGCCATTATGCCCACGGTTGGCTCCAAGGAGCTGGTGGCGTGGCTGCCGCTGCTGCTGGGACTGGGTAAGAACGACGTCGTTGTGCGGCCCATGGTGGCCTACCCGACTTACGACATCGGTGCTCTGCTGGCAGGTGCCACTCCGGTTGCCGCCGATAACCTGGACGACCTTGAGCCCGACGTCCGTCGGCGCGTCAAGCTGGTCTGGGTGAACTCGCCCGGTAATCCCACCGGCATTGTACGGAGCCGCGAATCGCTGCGCGAGATCGTGGACAAGGCCCGTGCCATCGGCGCCGTCGTTGCGTCGGATGAGTGCTATGCCGAACTGGGCTGGGGTCAGTGGGACCCGGAACGCGGCGGGGAAACCGTTCCCAGCGTGCTAGACCCGCTGGTGGCCCAGGGCAGCCATGAGGGGCTCTTGAGCATCTACTCGCTCAGCAAGCAGTCGAACCTGGCCGGCTACCGCGCCGCTTTCGTTGCGGGCGACCCGGTGCTGATGCCGAACCTGATCAACAGCCGCAAGCATGCCGGCATGATCGTGCCGTACCCCATCCAGGAAGCGATGCGCACCGCGCTGGCGGACAACGGCCACGTGCAGGCGCAGAAGGATCTCTACCGTGGGCGCCGCGAACGCTTGCTGCCGGCCCTGCGGAAATTCGGGATCGACATCCAGCATTCTGAGGCCGGCCTGTATCTCTGGGGAACCGCGGGCGAAGACACCTGGACCACGGTGGACCGCCTGGCCCAGCTTGGCGTCGTCGTCGGGCCTGGGGTCTTCTACGGCGAACAGGGCAAGGGGTTCATCCGGGTTGCGCTAACCGGCAGCGATGAACGGATCGACGCCGCCGTCGAGCGGCTGAGCTGA
- the fdxA gene encoding ferredoxin: MTYVIAQPCVDVKDKACIEECPVDCIYEGERSLYIHPDECVDCGACEPVCPVEAIYYEDDTPEQWAEYYKANVEFFDDLGSPGGAAKIGNTHKDHPIIAVLPPQNQE; encoded by the coding sequence GTGACGTATGTAATCGCACAGCCGTGCGTGGATGTCAAAGACAAGGCGTGCATTGAAGAATGCCCGGTGGACTGCATCTATGAAGGCGAGCGTTCCCTCTACATCCACCCCGACGAGTGTGTGGACTGCGGCGCGTGTGAACCCGTGTGTCCGGTCGAGGCCATTTATTACGAAGATGACACTCCCGAGCAGTGGGCCGAGTACTACAAGGCCAACGTGGAGTTCTTCGACGATCTAGGCTCCCCGGGCGGTGCCGCCAAGATCGGCAACACCCACAAGGACCACCCGATCATCGCCGTGCTGCCTCCCCAGAACCAAGAGTAG
- a CDS encoding ArsR/SmtB family transcription factor: MPTDQDLQATGRALSSPVRLRILRLCLHRSRTNKEIAELLEMNPATSLHHVRTLLNTGFLEAEEPRKGNRGAKEVPYRATRMSWGAKMPDAAPVLVETFLQEIDGLAPDEIETTRMGIKLNDANRKEMMDKLRAVLEEYARRPADEDGTATSIFLAHHVDRTAN, translated from the coding sequence ATGCCAACGGACCAGGATCTTCAAGCTACCGGACGCGCGCTCAGCTCCCCCGTCCGCCTCCGCATCCTCCGCCTCTGCCTGCACCGCTCGCGGACCAACAAGGAGATTGCGGAACTGCTGGAGATGAATCCAGCCACCTCGCTGCACCACGTGCGGACCCTGCTCAACACCGGGTTCCTCGAAGCGGAAGAACCGCGCAAGGGCAACCGCGGGGCCAAAGAAGTTCCTTATCGGGCCACCCGGATGTCCTGGGGCGCCAAAATGCCCGACGCCGCACCCGTATTGGTAGAGACGTTCCTGCAGGAAATCGACGGACTCGCCCCGGACGAGATCGAAACCACCCGCATGGGCATCAAGCTCAATGATGCCAACCGCAAGGAAATGATGGACAAGCTCCGCGCCGTGCTGGAAGAGTACGCCCGCCGGCCGGCGGATGAGGACGGCACCGCGACGTCGATCTTCCTGGCCCACCACGTGGACCGTACCGCGAACTAG
- the typA gene encoding translational GTPase TypA, whose protein sequence is MSETTTSTQSAVRSDLRNVAIVAHVDHGKTTLVDAMLKQTGAFSSHGEVEERVMDSGDLEREKGITILAKNTTVFYSGPSANGENVTINVIDTPGHADFGGEVERGLSMVDGVVLLVDSSEGPLPQTRFVLRKALAAKLPVVLLVNKTDRPDARIDDVVAESMDLLLGLASDLADEVPDLDLDAVLNVPVVYASGKLGRASLEQPADGTAPDNEDLEPLFATIMEHIPAPTYNPAGVLQAHVTNLDASPFLGRLALLRIYNGTLKKGQTVAWARQNGELKNVRISELLATKGLTRVPAEEAGPGEIVAVAGIEEITIGETLTDADNPQPLPMITVDDPAISMTIGINTSPLAGKVKGAKVTARQVKDRLDKELIGNVSLKVLPTERPDSWEVQGRGELALAILVEQMRREGFELTVGKPQVVTKTIDGKIHEPMEHMTIDVPEEYLGAVTQLMAARKGRMVNMANHGTGWVRMEFIVPARGLIGFRTRFMTETRGAGIAASISEGYEPWAGPIEYRTNGSMVADRAGVVTPFAMINLQERGSFFVPPTSEVYEGMIVGENSRADDMDVNITKEKKLTNMRAASSDSFENLTPPRILTLEESLEFAREDECVEVTPESIRIRKVILDSNERAKANRARAKA, encoded by the coding sequence ATGTCTGAAACCACCACGTCGACGCAGAGCGCCGTCCGCAGCGACCTTCGTAACGTCGCTATCGTTGCCCACGTTGACCACGGTAAGACCACTCTGGTGGACGCCATGCTGAAGCAGACCGGGGCATTCTCAAGCCATGGCGAGGTCGAAGAGCGCGTCATGGACTCCGGTGACCTGGAGCGCGAAAAGGGCATCACCATTCTGGCGAAGAACACCACCGTGTTCTACTCCGGTCCCTCCGCCAACGGTGAGAACGTCACCATCAACGTCATCGACACCCCCGGCCACGCCGACTTCGGCGGCGAGGTGGAGCGCGGTCTGTCCATGGTGGACGGCGTCGTGCTGCTGGTTGACTCTTCCGAGGGCCCGCTGCCGCAGACCCGCTTCGTGCTACGTAAGGCACTGGCCGCCAAGCTGCCCGTCGTGCTGCTGGTCAACAAGACCGACCGCCCCGATGCCCGCATTGACGACGTCGTTGCCGAATCGATGGATCTGCTGCTCGGCCTCGCCTCGGACCTCGCCGACGAAGTGCCGGACCTTGACCTGGACGCCGTGCTGAATGTGCCGGTTGTTTACGCCTCCGGAAAGCTCGGACGCGCCTCGCTGGAGCAGCCGGCGGACGGCACCGCTCCCGACAATGAAGACCTGGAACCGCTCTTCGCCACCATCATGGAACACATCCCGGCACCTACTTACAACCCGGCCGGCGTCCTGCAGGCGCACGTGACCAACCTGGATGCCTCCCCGTTCCTGGGCCGCCTGGCCCTGCTGCGCATCTACAACGGCACCCTGAAGAAGGGCCAGACCGTTGCCTGGGCCCGCCAGAACGGCGAGCTGAAGAACGTGCGTATTTCCGAACTGCTGGCTACCAAGGGCCTGACCCGCGTTCCGGCCGAAGAGGCCGGTCCGGGCGAGATTGTCGCCGTCGCCGGCATCGAGGAAATCACTATCGGTGAAACCCTGACGGATGCCGATAACCCGCAGCCGCTGCCGATGATCACCGTTGATGACCCGGCCATCTCCATGACCATCGGCATCAACACCTCCCCGCTGGCCGGCAAGGTCAAGGGCGCCAAGGTCACCGCGCGCCAGGTCAAGGACCGTCTGGACAAGGAACTGATCGGCAACGTCTCGCTCAAGGTCCTGCCGACCGAGCGTCCGGACTCCTGGGAGGTCCAGGGCCGCGGCGAGCTGGCACTGGCCATCCTGGTGGAGCAGATGCGCCGCGAGGGCTTCGAACTCACCGTCGGCAAGCCGCAGGTGGTCACTAAGACCATCGACGGCAAGATCCACGAGCCGATGGAGCACATGACCATCGACGTGCCCGAAGAGTACCTCGGCGCCGTCACCCAGCTGATGGCCGCCCGCAAGGGCCGCATGGTCAACATGGCCAACCACGGCACCGGCTGGGTCCGGATGGAATTCATCGTTCCCGCCCGCGGCCTGATCGGGTTCCGCACCCGGTTCATGACCGAGACCCGCGGGGCCGGCATCGCCGCGTCCATCTCCGAAGGCTACGAGCCGTGGGCCGGCCCGATCGAATACCGCACCAATGGCTCCATGGTTGCAGACCGCGCCGGTGTCGTGACGCCGTTCGCCATGATCAACCTGCAGGAACGCGGTTCCTTCTTCGTGCCGCCGACCTCCGAGGTTTACGAAGGCATGATCGTGGGCGAGAACTCGCGCGCCGACGACATGGACGTGAACATCACCAAGGAAAAGAAGCTCACCAACATGCGTGCCGCTTCCTCGGACAGCTTCGAGAACCTGACCCCGCCGCGGATCCTCACCCTGGAGGAGTCCCTCGAATTCGCCCGCGAGGACGAGTGCGTCGAGGTCACGCCGGAGTCCATCAGGATCCGCAAGGTGATTCTGGACTCCAACGAACGGGCCAAGGCAAACCGCGCCCGCGCCAAGGCCTAA
- a CDS encoding dipeptide ABC transporter ATP-binding protein: MTVINEVNSNEPLLEIRDLAISFATSTGEVQAVRDAHLTVMPGETVAIVGESGSGKSTTALAAIGLLPGNGRVSGGRITFAGEDLTGASSKRIVELRGSSIGMVPQDPMSNLNPVWKIGFQVRETLKANGLPAGPSDVAKVLAEAGLPDAERRARQFPHEFSGGMRQRALIAIGLSCRPRLLIADEPTSALDVTVQRQILDHLETMTAELGTAVLLITHDLGLAAERARKVVVMYKGRVVESGPAQEILTNPRHPYTKRLVEAAPSLASRRIQSAKAAGIETGELLAPAEAAAETADNVIEVSNLTKVFKLRGGFGKSTDFTAVDDVSFAIKRGTTTAVVGESGSGKSTVARMVLNLEDPTSGKIRFDGVDMGSLKGKELLAFRRRVQPIFQDPYGSLDPMYNIFRTIEEPLRVHNIGDKKSREAKVRKLLDQVALPASVMRRFPNELSGGQRQRIAIARALALDPEVVICDEAVSALDVLVQDQILNLLADLQHELGLSYLFITHDLAVVRQIADHVCVMEKGRVVEAGTTDAVFDEPEQEYTRALLAAIPGSTLELPPQVA, from the coding sequence ATGACAGTGATCAACGAAGTCAATAGCAACGAACCCCTGCTGGAGATCCGGGACCTGGCCATCAGCTTCGCCACGTCCACCGGCGAAGTGCAGGCGGTCAGGGATGCTCACCTGACAGTCATGCCGGGTGAGACGGTAGCCATCGTGGGGGAGTCCGGGTCGGGAAAGTCCACGACGGCACTGGCCGCCATCGGACTGCTGCCGGGAAACGGCAGGGTCAGCGGCGGCCGGATTACCTTCGCCGGCGAAGACCTGACGGGGGCCAGCAGCAAGCGCATTGTGGAGCTACGGGGCAGTTCCATCGGCATGGTCCCGCAGGATCCCATGTCCAATCTGAACCCGGTCTGGAAGATCGGTTTCCAGGTACGGGAGACGCTGAAGGCCAACGGTCTCCCGGCCGGGCCTTCCGACGTCGCCAAGGTGCTGGCCGAAGCGGGGCTGCCGGACGCCGAACGGCGCGCCAGGCAATTCCCGCATGAGTTCTCCGGCGGCATGCGTCAGCGGGCGCTGATCGCGATCGGGCTGTCCTGCCGTCCGCGGCTGCTGATCGCCGATGAACCGACGTCCGCCTTGGACGTTACCGTGCAGCGGCAGATCCTGGACCACTTGGAAACCATGACGGCGGAGCTGGGCACGGCAGTGCTGCTGATTACCCACGACCTGGGACTGGCCGCCGAACGCGCGCGGAAAGTGGTGGTCATGTACAAGGGCCGCGTAGTGGAGTCCGGCCCCGCCCAGGAGATTCTGACCAATCCGCGCCACCCCTATACCAAGCGGTTGGTGGAGGCGGCGCCGTCGCTCGCTTCCCGCCGAATCCAGTCGGCCAAGGCGGCCGGAATCGAGACCGGGGAGCTGCTCGCGCCGGCAGAGGCAGCCGCGGAAACAGCCGACAACGTTATCGAGGTCAGCAACTTGACCAAGGTGTTCAAGCTGCGGGGAGGGTTCGGTAAGTCCACCGACTTCACAGCTGTGGACGATGTGTCCTTCGCGATCAAACGCGGAACCACCACGGCGGTGGTGGGGGAGTCCGGCTCAGGCAAATCCACCGTCGCAAGGATGGTGCTGAACCTCGAGGATCCGACGAGCGGGAAAATCCGGTTCGACGGCGTCGACATGGGCTCGCTCAAGGGCAAGGAATTGCTGGCTTTCCGCCGGCGGGTCCAGCCGATCTTCCAGGACCCGTACGGCTCGCTGGATCCGATGTACAACATTTTCCGCACCATCGAGGAGCCGTTGCGCGTCCACAACATCGGCGACAAAAAGAGCCGCGAAGCCAAAGTGCGCAAACTGCTGGACCAAGTGGCTCTGCCTGCCTCGGTCATGCGGCGGTTCCCGAACGAGCTCTCGGGCGGCCAGCGGCAGCGGATTGCCATTGCCCGTGCGCTGGCCCTCGATCCCGAAGTAGTGATCTGCGACGAAGCGGTATCGGCCCTGGACGTGCTGGTGCAGGACCAGATCCTGAACCTGCTGGCCGACCTGCAGCACGAGCTGGGGCTGAGCTACCTGTTCATCACCCATGACCTCGCGGTGGTGCGGCAGATTGCGGATCATGTTTGCGTCATGGAGAAGGGCCGGGTGGTCGAAGCTGGCACGACGGATGCGGTCTTCGACGAGCCTGAGCAGGAATACACTCGCGCATTGCTGGCGGCTATTCCGGGATCAACTCTGGAGCTGCCTCCCCAGGTAGCCTGA
- a CDS encoding ABC transporter permease, with product MPEKPTEKIEHYVAPLDETPLQATDNVAEDVQPLSLWGEAWRNLRKQPLFIISTLLIVLIVFVALFPGVFTQTPPNQNCLLANSDGDPAPGHPLGFTLQGCDVFSRIVYGTQASLTVGIFATLGALIIGGTLGAIAGFYGGWLDAVIARLGDVFFALPLILGAIIIMQLPFFRENRNVWTVVITLTVFGWPQIARITRGAVLSVRNADFVTAARSLGVSRPAALVRHVIPNSLAPVIVVATVNLGIFIVAEATLSFLGIGLPPDVMSWGNDISSAQVSLRSNPSTLLWPAAALSVTVLSFIMLGDALRDALDPKARKR from the coding sequence ATGCCTGAGAAACCCACTGAAAAGATCGAACACTACGTCGCTCCGCTCGACGAGACCCCACTCCAGGCCACGGACAACGTGGCCGAGGACGTACAGCCGCTGAGCCTCTGGGGCGAGGCGTGGCGGAATCTGCGCAAGCAACCGCTGTTCATCATTTCCACCCTGTTGATTGTCCTGATTGTCTTCGTGGCCCTGTTCCCCGGTGTCTTCACCCAGACGCCGCCCAACCAGAACTGCCTGCTGGCGAATTCCGACGGCGACCCGGCACCCGGACACCCGCTGGGCTTCACGCTGCAGGGCTGCGACGTATTTTCCCGGATCGTCTACGGTACGCAGGCGTCGCTCACGGTGGGCATTTTCGCCACGTTGGGCGCACTGATTATCGGTGGAACCCTTGGCGCCATCGCGGGCTTCTACGGCGGCTGGCTCGACGCCGTAATCGCGCGTCTGGGCGACGTGTTCTTCGCGCTGCCGCTGATTCTTGGCGCCATCATCATCATGCAGTTGCCGTTCTTCCGGGAAAACCGAAACGTCTGGACAGTGGTGATCACGCTGACGGTGTTCGGGTGGCCTCAGATCGCCCGGATCACCCGCGGCGCGGTCCTTTCCGTGCGGAACGCGGACTTCGTGACCGCGGCCAGATCATTGGGCGTCTCCCGGCCCGCCGCGCTGGTGCGGCATGTCATCCCGAACTCGCTGGCGCCGGTCATCGTTGTGGCCACCGTTAACCTGGGCATCTTTATCGTCGCCGAGGCAACATTGTCCTTCCTCGGTATCGGGCTGCCGCCGGACGTGATGAGCTGGGGCAACGACATCTCCTCGGCGCAGGTTTCCCTGCGCTCGAATCCCTCCACCCTGCTGTGGCCCGCTGCCGCACTCTCCGTGACCGTCCTGAGCTTCATCATGCTTGGGGACGCGCTGCGGGATGCCCTGGACCCGAAGGCCAGAAAACGATGA
- a CDS encoding ABC transporter permease — MTWYIIRRFLQMIPVFFGATFLVYFLVFSLPGDPIQALFGDRPVNEAVAAQLREQYNLDEPFLVQYFLYLKNLVTFNLGNDFSGRPVAEVLVQIFPVTIRLAILALIFEAVFGIIFGVIAGLRKGKLFDGTVLVASLIVIAIPIFVLGFVMQFVVGVKLGWAKPTVGGDAGWFDLILPAIVLGLVSFAYVLRLTRTSIIENMHADYVRTATAKGLSRQRVVVVHILRNSMIPVVTFLGADLGALMGGAIVTEGIFNVPGVGQRLYQSVLRGEGPTIVSIVSVLVMVYILANLLVDVLYAWLDPRIRYA; from the coding sequence ATGACGTGGTACATCATCCGGCGGTTCCTCCAAATGATCCCCGTCTTCTTCGGGGCAACCTTTCTCGTATATTTCCTGGTATTTTCGCTGCCAGGCGACCCCATCCAGGCGCTGTTCGGCGACCGTCCGGTCAATGAAGCTGTCGCCGCCCAGCTCAGGGAGCAATACAACCTGGATGAGCCGTTTCTGGTGCAGTATTTCCTGTACCTGAAGAACCTGGTCACCTTTAATCTGGGCAATGATTTTTCCGGCAGGCCCGTTGCCGAGGTGCTGGTCCAGATTTTCCCCGTGACGATCAGGCTGGCGATCCTGGCACTGATCTTCGAGGCCGTATTCGGCATTATCTTCGGTGTCATCGCCGGCCTGCGCAAGGGAAAGCTGTTCGACGGCACCGTCCTGGTGGCCTCGCTGATCGTCATTGCCATCCCCATCTTCGTGCTGGGTTTTGTGATGCAGTTTGTGGTCGGAGTCAAACTTGGCTGGGCCAAACCCACAGTCGGCGGCGATGCCGGTTGGTTTGACCTGATCCTGCCGGCGATCGTGCTGGGACTGGTGTCCTTTGCCTACGTGCTGCGCCTGACCCGAACGTCGATTATCGAAAATATGCATGCGGACTACGTGCGTACCGCGACGGCGAAAGGCTTGAGCAGGCAACGCGTCGTCGTCGTCCATATCCTGCGGAACTCGATGATTCCCGTGGTCACCTTCCTTGGAGCGGATCTCGGCGCCCTCATGGGCGGCGCGATCGTAACGGAAGGAATCTTCAATGTGCCCGGCGTCGGCCAGCGGCTCTACCAGTCCGTTCTCCGCGGCGAAGGGCCGACCATCGTGTCCATTGTCAGCGTGCTGGTGATGGTCTACATCCTGGCCAATCTGCTGGTCGATGTTCTGTACGCCTGGCTTGATCCGAGGATTCGTTATGCCTGA